A window of the Lactuca sativa cultivar Salinas chromosome 5, Lsat_Salinas_v11, whole genome shotgun sequence genome harbors these coding sequences:
- the LOC111910289 gene encoding aquaporin TIP2-1: MPGIAFGRFDDSFSFGSIKAYIAEFISTLLFVFAGVGSAIAYGKLTADAALDPAGLVAVAVCHGFALFVAVAIAANISGGHVNPAVTFGLAVGGQITILTGIIYWIAQLVGSVAACYLLSFVTGGLAVPIHGVAAGVGAIQGVVMEIVITFALVYTVYATACDPKKGSLGTIAPMAIGFIVGANILAAGAFSGGSMNPARSFGPAVASGDFSGHWIYWVGPLIGGGLAGLIYPNVFMNHDHAPLSSEF, translated from the exons ATGCCAGGAATTGCATTTGGTCGTTTTGATGACTCCTTTAGCTTTGGCTCCATCAAAGCCTACATTGCAGAGTTCATCTCCACCCTCCTCTTTGTCTTCGCCGGCGTCGGCTCCGCCATCGCATACG GCAAGTTGACGGCAGACGCCGCCCTAGATCCGGCGGGTCTTGTTGCAGTGGCAGTTTGCCATGGATTTGCACTCTTCGTAGCCGTTGCTATCGCCGCTAACATCTCCGGAGGCCACGTCAACCCAGCTGTCACCTTCGGATTGGCTGTTGGTGGTCAGATCACCATCCTAACCGGAATCATTTACTGGATTGCACAACTAGTTGGCTCCGTCGCCGCATGCTACCTTCTCAGTTTCGTCACCGGAGGACTG GCAGTGCCTATACATGGTGTTGCTGCCGGAGTTGGAGCGATTCAAGGAGTTGTGATGGAGATCGTTATCACATTTGCGTTGGTTTACACAGTATACGCCACTGCCTGTGATCCAAAGAAGGGCTCATTGGGAACAATTGCACCCATGGCCATTGGATTCATTGTGGGTGCCAACATTTTGGCAGCCGGTGCATTCTCTGGTGGATCAATGAACCCTGCCAGATCTTTTGGACCTGCAGTGGCCAGTGGAGATTTCTCTGGCCACTGGATCTACTGGGTTGGACCACTTATCGGAGGTGGCCTAGCGGGACTCATTTACCCTAACGTGTTCATGAATCACGACCATGCCCCCCTTTCAAGCGAGTTTTAA